The Myripristis murdjan chromosome 17, fMyrMur1.1, whole genome shotgun sequence DNA segment acacacacacacacacacacacacacacacacaaacccaaacaaacaaacaaaacaaaacaaaaaaacacgtCAGGTTAAGTGTCAGAAAAGGCCGTGGAAACCATCACAGTGACGAGAAAGTCGCCCGCCAGCTGATAATCCAGTGTCGGCCATAAGCTGTGCAGTTCGTCCGCGGTGATAACCTGTAACCTGCTGAGCTGTGTCCCTCGGACAGGAAGCTGGCGTTGCGTTACCACCCGGACAAGAACCCGGACAACCCGGAGGCGGCGGAGAAGTTCAAGGAGCTGAACAGCGCCCACGCCGTCCTGTCCGACCTCACCAAGAGGAACATCTACGACTCGTACGGCTCGCTGGGGCTCTACGTCGCCCAGCAGTTCGGAGAGGACAACGTCAACACCTACTTCATGCTGTCCACATGGTGGGCCAAGGTccgtctcagtgtgtgtgtgtgtgtgtgtgtgtgtgtttcatgtatttctttatGAGGACACTTTGGTCCTCATAAGGacaggaggatgaagaaaatcCTCCAAGGTGAGGACACTTTGCTCCTTGTTTCTTCAGTTCAGATGcaggtcagggttagggttgttaGGACAGGGTCAAGGTTTaggttgggttagggtttgggttagggttagggtcgggttggggtcagggtcagggtcgggtttaggttgggttagggttttggttgggtcagggtcagggtcgggTTAGGGTCGGGttggggtcagggtcagggtcgggtttaggttgggttagggttttggttgggtcagggtcagggtcgggtttgggttgggttagggtcgggttgggtcagggtcagggtttaggttggggtcagggtcagggtttaGGTTGGGGTCAGGGTCAAGGTTTAGGTTCAGGTCAGGGTTTTTGGTCATATTACAATCAGCAAACTGCAGGagaagacgtgtgtgtgtttaggtgagGCTCAGTCTTTTTTGTGCCTCTTTTtttgggcagaaaaaaaaacagtgaatacaacatacagcagcacaaagacgaaaaaataccaaaatacgAAAGCAGTGTGTCCTGACCTGGTGCATACGGCCAGGTGAGCTGTACACCTGTGGTTTACATAGAAATCTTTACTCATGAATAAATGTCGGTTATGTTTGATCACTCTGTCTGATAAACTCCCTCACAAAGCTGCTGCCTGCAGAGACCGTCCTGCCGGGCCCCGGGGACCGTCAGGGACGTGTTGGTAAGCGCAGGTAAAGTTTGGAAAGCTGGACAGTTTCTCTGCCGCCACGCCGGCAGCCGCTGTGACCGCGGGCGTCGTGGCCTCAGGTTGTCTGTAGGTGCATCCCGTTCTCCTGAACATGACATCTCAGGAACTTCTTGGGAGaatttctttaaatttgactcAGTCGTTCATCAGGGCTTGAAGATGAACTGATTCAATttttgaggtcagaggtcaaaagtCAAGGTCACTATGACCTCACAAAACGTGTTTTTGGCCATAAGTCAAGAATTCAGACCAAGCTTCCTATCAGTCCTCTGTGCAGCATGTTCTTCACTGGAATCACAAATGTCAGTATgttaacaaaaaatacatttcatagcTTTTATTCAGTTCCTTCACTAAAAACACGACGTGAGTCTGAAtggaaactgaaactgtaaCTGGTTCCTGGAGGCGAACAGCCACAGGGCAGGAACTCCAGGTTACTTCATAAGTCCTGTAGTTTAGCATGATGTGTTTTAGTGCTTTGGGGCAAATCTGGAGGCTCCCAGAGTGAACGAAAGCTGtttttgagcaaggcaccaaaCCCCAGCAGCTCCGGTGAAGCTGCTGGCTCAAATCCCGGAACCAGCTGGTTAGTTAAAGTGAGTaaaacctctctttctctctctctacctgtctctctctccctgtctcctctccctgtctctctctctgtctctctctctctcctgtctctctctctgcagggtctgtttgcagtgtgtgggcTGCTGACCGGctgttattgctgctgttgtctctgctgctgctgtaactgCTGCTGCGGGAAGCTCAGGCCAACGCCCACTGgcgagggggcggagccagacAGTTACGTTTCCCCTGAcgacctggaggaggagctgcgcAATGATGGCGACAATGGTGAGATGTGcttttcagctttgtttttgttttggaccattttggtcattttttgtgACTCGGATAATGTTGCTGTCTCGTCTGTTCTCTGCTTCCTGTGTATTTAGACAGGAAACTTTCTACAACAAAGCAGGAAGgctgaaaaatgacaaatttaacTCACTTTAACTTGTTCTTTGAAGGCACTGTGTCCTGACTTTTTATTCCTGTTTTCTTTGGCTGGTTTCTTTGGCACTCACTGAACTCCACCTGACGTCtctttactgctgcaaaaagtGCTCGGACGAACTTTCCCTTTCCAGCAGAATCATATACTCCTTGTTCCTGGATAGCACACAGTGGACATCGCAGACCTCAGATTGTGTTTGGCTGAATGTTGGAAACAGCATCTCGCCTACGTATGTCTGCCATTggcatttcatctcatttttacCACAACTTAAAAAACAATCTCAAGACGAGATGGACGATGTAGGGAAGACGCCAGAAACAGATGCTCTCACGTCGTGCTTTATACATTGAACAGATATTTCAAAACATCCAAGGCCATTTTTCAACTGTTGTGCAGAGACTGAGCCATGTCCACACCGAGCTGCATGGAGGTCAGCAGGACTGATTGtggattcttgaagacgtttcacttttCATCCAAGAAACTTCCTCAGTTTGTACACGTGGGGAGTCCCAGCTGTTTAACCTGCGGGGATGTTCTCCAGGTGACCCTGAAGACCGTCCTTAGTGTTGGTGGAGTCACCTGAATCCGAGTGAACAACGGTCATTAGGGTCATGAGAGGTCACGGGTTTGTGTAAAACACAAGAAGAGCAATCTCTGCAAGTCTGCAGTGCAGAGAGGAATGCACCTCTGTGAAACTTAACAACGACTAAACAATGTGTGACTCAACACAGGAGGACCAACTCCTCAgatcatgactcagcagtttcCCTGCACCTGAAAGAAAAGGGACACTCCTTGGAGGACCACAATGTCCACATCTTGGATAGAGAGGACAGATggttggacagaggagagaaggaagcgaTCTCTGTCAAGATAGAGAAACCATCtgtcaacagaggaggaggtctcagaCACCATCTGCCTCCAACCTACAACGCTGTACTGTCACCCTTCACAGGAAGTCCAACCACACACCCCTGACCCCCCGTGACTCTAACAACCACCATTCACTCCTGCATGACCTCATGTCTGATTCAAATACTCGTGCAGTGTTAAGTCAGGTATCATCTGCAAAGAGGCGATcttctgtggaaaaaacaatGGCTGATACAGCGGTGAAGAAGGATTTTTCGATAGCAAACCTCCTTTGAGAGAATTATTCTGCTAATTACAAAGCTGTTAGAGCCAGGAAGTAGGACTGACAGGAGCTCtaacgccctctagtggtcagaaatcacttacTGCTGGTTTAAATAATGACCaggtattaattaattaaaattcatGTCATGTCCTTGTGTGGAAGCAACCAGCAgtcaggaggtcaaaggtcagaggtcacagcaatCTAACCATCGATGGAACAAATATTCCATTGTTTCTCAtgttgatcagtgtgtgtgtgtgtgtgtgtgttggctcagATGGAGACGCCCCGGTCGTTCACCAGCCCACCAACGCCAGCGAGAAAACACAGCTGATCGGCGACGGCCAACGCAGATACGGCGACACGTACACCTGAGGCTGaggcaggaagtgacatcacagcgcTGCGGCGTCCGCGCCCACCTGAACAAGACATTTCACCTGAGAGCCAGCCGCTGTCAGTCTGCCAGACGGTCTCACCTGTTTCTGTcagagcgccacctgctggaggaTCTTTCACATGTTTATAAAACTGATCAGAGTCAAACTGATGATCGGCCTGAGATCAATACACTGCAGGCTGATTGATTACAtattaatcaattaattcatAATATGACTGTCTGGCCCTTAACCTGAATTCGTTGTGATGACATATTTTGATTGGATTAcacacaagaacaacaacaacaacaaccagaatcttaataataatgctaataataatgataacaccactaccaccactactaatgataataattataacaacaataacaataatgatgatgataatgtggttgtttattcatttatttatttattcatttaggtTTTATTTAACCAGCATAAGGCCACCTTGAGATTGAgaactattattattgttgttgttgttttcattgttattattattattattattattattgttgttgttgttgttgttgttgtttatttcatgcGTGTCATGAAGACTCAAGGCCGAGGTAAAAGTAACGCCTGCTCACTTTAATTGAAGTCACAAATATTTTACTGCACAAACCTGTCCAAGTTCATTTTATGAGCTTTTAAACGCT contains these protein-coding regions:
- the LOC115375437 gene encoding dnaJ homolog subfamily C member 5-like; this translates as MSDARQRTLSTSGESLYQVLGLDKGCSHDDIKKSYRKLALRYHPDKNPDNPEAAEKFKELNSAHAVLSDLTKRNIYDSYGSLGLYVAQQFGEDNVNTYFMLSTWWAKGLFAVCGLLTGCYCCCCLCCCCNCCCGKLRPTPTGEGAEPDSYVSPDDLEEELRNDGDNDGDAPVVHQPTNASEKTQLIGDGQRRYGDTYT